In the Limanda limanda chromosome 10, fLimLim1.1, whole genome shotgun sequence genome, one interval contains:
- the LOC133011395 gene encoding seipin-like, with translation MDQESSSRTGEPTVLIGQALLRLRDAVAMISARVQQRAVRGFVLFLVISLILTLAAFLYGGFYYSYMPVASFSSPVHYYYRSDCESPNSFLCTYPVANISLMKNKKPVLSLGQPYQISLALEMPESLTNQELGMFMIRTTCFSQAGGQVASSARDARQPLSSSSTRFSMLRYRSELLKTFRTLLFLPAFLTGVTEQKQVLEVELFSDYTDDPYAPSVTAVIEILSTRVQIYSSELYVHAHFTGIRYLLFYFPVISALVGVSSNFIFLSVLFILSYLSSTQQTPLRTDGPESEREKNMNNNQQEDEKDVAAGTAELLEPLQVTPTNQSWKRPDCTVATAQSSRT, from the exons ATGGATCAAGAAAGTAGCTCGCGTACAGGAGAACCGACAGTCCTCATTGGTCAGGCTCTCCTGAGGCTGCGGGATGCTGTCGCCATGATATCGGCACGTGTCCAGCAGAGAGCCGTACGGggctttgttttgttcttggTCATCTCGCTGATCCTGACCCTCGCTGCCTTCTTATACGGGGGCTTCTACTACTCGTACATGCCCGTGGCGTCTTTTTCCTCACCTGTTCACTATTACTACAG GTCAGACTGTGAATCTCCAAACTCTTTTTTGTGCACTTATCCAGTGGCCAACATCTCTCTGATGAAGAACAAGAAACCT GTGCTGTCGTTGGGCCAGCCCTATCAGATCTCTTTGGCCCTGGAGATGCCTGAGTCTCTAACCAATCAGGAGCTGGGGATGTTCATGATCAGGACGACCTGTTTCTCTCAGGCGGGAGGCCAGGTCGCCTCCTCTGCTCGCGAT gcaAGACAaccactgtcctcctccagCACTCGCTTC AGCATGCTGCGATACCGCTCAGAGCTGCTGAAGACGTTCAGAACGCTGCTGTTCCTCCCTGCCTTCTTGACCGGAGTCACTGAGCAGAAACAAGTGCTGGAGGTGGAGCTCTTCTCTGACTACACAGACGACCCC TACGCCCCCTCAGTCACAGCCGTCATTGAGATCCTGTCCACCAGGGTGCAGATCTACTCATCTGAGCTCTACGTTCATGCTCATTTCACCGGAATTAG ATACTTGTTGTTCTACTTCCCTGTCATATCGGCCCTGGTGGGCGTGTCCAGTAACTTCATCTTCCTCAgcgtcctcttcatcctcagctACCTGAGCAGCACACAGCAGACACCA ctcagaaCAGATGGACCTGAGTCAGAGAGGGAAAAGAACATGAACAACAACCAGCAAGAGGATGAAAAAGATGTTGCTGCCG GTACGGCAGAGCTGCTGGAACCCCTCCAGGTAACCCCCACAAATCAGAGCTGGAAGAGGCCCGATTGCACTGTGGCGacagcacagagcagcagaacaTAA
- the rnaseh2c gene encoding ribonuclease H2 subunit C, whose amino-acid sequence MSCNTSVTRVRVSSVVQAQTAPVHLLPCEVEHDGPAQVSQYFTATTKDRKYEKTVSFRGRGLKGQELSCPQGYTGLVLKDINKPGSDQEDRTVKVSSVFDKLTYWNMETSPNSDDTVVMAMDWPELAEAIHGPVDA is encoded by the exons ATGTCCTGTAACACCAGTGTGACCCGTGTCCGTGTGTCGTCAGTGGTCCAGGCACAGACAGCTCCGGTCCATCTCCTGCCCTGTGAGGTCGAACACGACGGGCCGGCCCAGGTCTCACAATACTTCACAGCGACCACTAAAGACCGAAAATATG AGAAGACGGTGTCATTCCGGGGGCGTGGTCTGAAGGGGCAGGAGCTCAGCTGTCCGCAGGGTTACACTGGCCTGGTGCTGAAAGACATCAACAAGCCCGGCTCTGACCAAGAG GACAGGACAGTGAAGGTGTCCTCTGTTTTCGACAAGCTGACTTACTGGAACATGGAGACATCTCCGAATTCTGACGACACTGTTGTGATGGCTATGGATTGGCCAGAGCTTGCTGAAGCT ATCCACGGGCCGGTCGATGCCTGA